Proteins co-encoded in one Flavobacteriaceae bacterium MAR_2009_75 genomic window:
- a CDS encoding two-component sensor histidine kinase, with protein MSEIFELKTPSLTYFLLIQSLKTNLLNNMKFKLTNVNLIIISLILFLITNVLLWTSVVRRISTYKKNIYEIEEIKAINRVKEAENQFFNLFKISKKNIALIRNMVELELLAGDSPESIARKLGAFIKLNDNYFQARIIDDTGNEIIRVEMQNHSLQITNPEKLQYKGDRYYFREALKADKGQVYISQLDLNIEDGKIELPHRPTVRFFSPLFSATKKIGVIGLNLNIQNWFDTFEGKNIGLLNASNEVYYDENLELYSEFTQDLDKVDENGKPEFFYKNISLDGAQTWTLYTRNNIALIRSKLAKFKRDTYKNGALLSAGVLFLLSITYFLNKNYIKISELNKSIENQLNERDTLIKEIHHRVKNNLQVVASLLSLQSSFIKDETIKMLFRYSQYRINSMGMVHEMLYKSGDLSRIDYNTYINEMVTALIQSMKGRENDITLETEIDNIYLNIDTSIPLGLIINEIITNSLKYGFQDTKKGTIFIKLEKVQSSSYNYKMVISDNGSGFPSDVNFRNTKSLGLKLIHKLVLQLRGNIEKDNLKPGTYYIINFKEIEQIS; from the coding sequence ATGAGTGAAATTTTTGAATTAAAAACGCCAAGCTTAACCTACTTTCTTTTAATTCAATCACTTAAAACAAATTTGCTTAACAATATGAAGTTCAAATTAACTAATGTTAATCTGATTATTATCTCGCTTATATTATTTCTTATCACCAACGTACTACTATGGACATCTGTAGTGAGACGAATTTCGACCTACAAGAAAAACATATATGAAATTGAAGAGATAAAAGCAATTAATAGGGTAAAAGAGGCCGAGAACCAGTTTTTTAACCTATTTAAGATAAGCAAAAAAAATATTGCCCTAATTCGCAATATGGTCGAGCTTGAGCTTTTGGCCGGTGATTCCCCTGAGTCTATTGCAAGAAAATTAGGGGCATTTATTAAACTTAATGACAACTATTTTCAAGCCCGAATAATAGATGATACCGGAAATGAAATTATTAGAGTGGAAATGCAGAACCATTCGCTTCAAATAACAAACCCTGAGAAACTTCAATATAAAGGTGATCGCTACTATTTTCGAGAGGCCCTGAAAGCTGACAAAGGGCAAGTCTATATCTCTCAATTAGATCTGAATATCGAAGATGGTAAAATTGAGCTTCCACACAGGCCTACCGTTCGTTTTTTTAGTCCGCTATTTTCAGCAACCAAAAAAATCGGAGTTATAGGGCTAAACTTAAATATTCAAAATTGGTTCGACACATTTGAAGGAAAGAATATTGGCCTGCTCAATGCATCCAATGAAGTTTATTACGATGAGAATCTAGAACTCTATAGCGAATTTACCCAAGATTTAGATAAAGTCGATGAAAATGGAAAACCAGAGTTTTTCTACAAAAATATTAGCTTAGATGGTGCTCAAACTTGGACTCTTTATACCCGAAACAATATCGCATTAATCAGGAGCAAGTTGGCAAAATTCAAAAGAGATACTTATAAAAATGGGGCACTGCTTTCTGCAGGTGTTCTTTTTTTACTCAGCATCACTTACTTTTTAAATAAAAATTATATTAAAATATCAGAATTGAACAAGAGTATCGAAAATCAACTAAATGAAAGAGATACACTTATAAAAGAAATACACCATAGAGTAAAAAATAACCTTCAAGTAGTAGCTAGTCTTTTAAGCCTGCAATCTAGTTTTATTAAAGACGAAACCATTAAAATGCTATTTAGGTATAGTCAGTACCGAATAAACTCTATGGGTATGGTTCATGAAATGCTATATAAGAGTGGTGACCTAAGTAGAATAGATTACAACACCTACATCAATGAAATGGTGACGGCCCTTATACAGTCGATGAAAGGTAGAGAAAATGATATAACACTGGAGACCGAAATCGATAATATTTACCTTAATATAGATACATCGATACCCCTAGGTCTTATCATAAATGAGATAATTACCAATTCTCTTAAGTATGGTTTTCAAGACACCAAAAAGGGAACCATTTTTATTAAATTGGAGAAAGTACAATCATCTAGCTACAACTATAAAATGGTGATTAGCGATAACGGATCCGGTTTTCCTTCAGACGTTAATTTTAGAAACACCAAATCGTTAGGTTTGAAACTAATTCACAAATTAGTTCTGCAATTACGAGGTAATATTGAAAAAGATAATTTAAAACCGGGTACCTATTACATCATAAACTTTAAGGAAATCGAGCAGATATCTTAG
- a CDS encoding deoxyribodipyrimidine photolyase-related protein, with protein sequence MHTLRLILGDQLNHKHSWFQKVDNNVTYIIAEMKQETDYVKHHIQKVIGFFSAMRNFSSELTQKGHRVIYLKINDPENPQGLTKVIQYGIDRANATKFEYLLPDEYRLDLQLNNICKSIKLETEVFDTEHFYTSRYEVKNFFANKKSFIMESFYRMMRKKHRIMVNNAQPEGGRWNFDQSNRKKWKGEPEIPHERGFRKDVSSILEDIEQANVDYFGAIDPTNFNWPTSRSDSLSVLNYFVQNFLVHFGDFQDAMHTDQHFLFHSRLSFAMNSKMISPKEVIDKVLDYYYNHTDEIHISQVEGFIRQILGWREYMRGIYWKEMPNYANLNKLENSNKLPDFFWTADTKMNCLRHSIKQSLNEAYAHHIQRLMITGNYALLTMTDPDEVDAWYLGIYIDAIEWVEITNTRGMSQFADGGIVGTKPYVSSANYINKMSNYCKGCHYSHTKKLGENACPFNALYWNFLDEKRNHFENNNRMAMMMNLLNKKNKRELEDLKTRAREIIEHPERF encoded by the coding sequence ATGCACACCTTAAGATTGATTTTAGGCGACCAACTGAACCACAAACACTCTTGGTTTCAAAAAGTGGATAATAATGTGACCTACATCATTGCAGAGATGAAACAAGAAACAGACTATGTCAAACATCATATTCAAAAGGTCATAGGTTTTTTTAGCGCCATGCGTAACTTTTCAAGTGAATTAACCCAGAAAGGCCATCGGGTAATTTATCTCAAAATCAATGACCCCGAAAACCCTCAAGGCTTAACAAAAGTTATTCAGTACGGCATCGATCGGGCGAACGCCACAAAATTTGAATATCTGCTACCCGATGAATATCGATTAGATCTTCAGTTAAATAACATTTGCAAATCGATAAAATTGGAAACCGAGGTATTCGACACTGAACATTTTTATACTTCCAGATACGAGGTTAAAAATTTCTTCGCGAATAAAAAGAGCTTCATAATGGAAAGCTTTTATCGCATGATGCGGAAAAAGCATCGTATTATGGTTAACAATGCACAACCCGAAGGCGGTAGATGGAACTTTGACCAAAGTAATCGTAAAAAATGGAAAGGTGAGCCCGAAATACCACATGAACGAGGTTTTAGAAAAGATGTGTCATCCATTCTTGAAGATATTGAACAGGCCAACGTTGATTACTTCGGGGCGATTGACCCCACCAATTTTAATTGGCCCACTTCGCGCTCAGACAGTCTCTCCGTATTGAATTACTTCGTTCAAAATTTCTTGGTTCATTTTGGTGACTTTCAAGATGCTATGCACACCGATCAGCACTTTCTTTTTCACTCTCGATTATCTTTTGCTATGAATAGCAAAATGATATCACCAAAAGAGGTAATTGACAAGGTATTAGATTATTACTACAACCATACCGATGAAATACATATCTCTCAAGTAGAAGGTTTTATACGTCAAATTTTAGGCTGGCGAGAATATATGAGAGGTATTTATTGGAAAGAAATGCCCAATTACGCCAACCTCAACAAGCTCGAAAATAGTAATAAATTGCCCGATTTCTTTTGGACCGCTGATACTAAAATGAACTGCTTAAGGCATAGCATTAAACAAAGCCTGAACGAAGCATACGCCCATCATATTCAGCGCCTGATGATAACCGGCAATTACGCCCTATTAACCATGACCGACCCTGACGAGGTTGATGCTTGGTATCTTGGTATTTACATTGATGCCATAGAATGGGTCGAAATTACCAATACCAGGGGTATGAGTCAGTTTGCCGATGGGGGCATCGTTGGCACCAAACCTTATGTGAGTAGCGCAAACTATATCAACAAAATGAGTAATTATTGTAAGGGTTGTCATTATAGCCACACAAAGAAACTGGGAGAAAACGCTTGCCCATTCAATGCATTATACTGGAACTTTTTAGACGAAAAAAGAAATCACTTTGAGAATAATAACCGTATGGCCATGATGATGAATCTATTGAATAAGAAAAATAAGAGAGAACTCGAAGACCTAAAAACAAGGGCAAGAGAAATTATAGAGCATCCTGAACGGTTTTAA
- a CDS encoding fucose permease, translated as MKSLLLILTNARYFGPSWVFASINILFGTWAIYIPTVKENLDIDKSQLGIAIFFLALGVFIVFPFASIIINRIGVGKATRAGVILSCFAALFPLLAPNYYLLAFSLFLFGACNGFTDISMNTLVTEIEKEDKQKFMSASHGFFSLGGVLAGLGSFLIGPLDNPPLHMGLAVVLVLIVNAFFHKRFKDVVAATEEKEAFSLKLFKPLLFLGIISFVAMGSEGAIVDWSGLYLKEISLAPEILWGAGFLGFQVTMTVGRFLGDGISSKIGSIKMVTIASIVVMLGYALVLTTDIYLAIIGFALSGLGFSVIVPEVFRIGGNVKGIDSSQGVSFIAGTGYTGFLLAPPLLGFVADTSSLVTCFLVLLGCALLILSATVVLQRRHGK; from the coding sequence ATGAAATCTTTGCTTCTAATTTTAACTAATGCCCGATACTTTGGTCCCTCATGGGTTTTTGCGAGTATTAATATTCTATTCGGTACTTGGGCCATCTATATCCCCACGGTAAAAGAGAATCTTGATATCGACAAGTCCCAATTGGGTATTGCCATATTTTTTTTGGCGTTGGGTGTTTTTATTGTATTTCCTTTTGCTTCAATTATTATAAATCGTATCGGAGTCGGCAAGGCCACACGAGCGGGTGTGATTTTAAGTTGTTTCGCGGCCCTATTTCCCCTTTTGGCACCCAATTATTATTTGCTGGCCTTTTCACTTTTTTTATTTGGGGCATGCAATGGGTTTACAGATATTTCGATGAACACCTTGGTGACCGAAATCGAGAAAGAAGATAAACAGAAATTTATGTCTGCCTCTCATGGTTTTTTTAGTCTAGGGGGTGTTTTAGCAGGTTTGGGTAGTTTTTTAATAGGTCCGTTAGATAATCCTCCGCTGCATATGGGCTTGGCCGTGGTTTTGGTATTGATCGTAAATGCTTTCTTTCATAAGCGTTTTAAAGATGTGGTCGCTGCCACTGAAGAAAAAGAAGCCTTTAGCCTTAAATTATTTAAACCTTTGTTATTCTTGGGGATTATTTCTTTTGTTGCCATGGGGAGTGAAGGCGCTATTGTGGACTGGAGCGGACTTTATCTCAAAGAAATAAGTTTGGCACCTGAAATTCTTTGGGGTGCAGGTTTTCTTGGTTTTCAAGTTACTATGACCGTAGGTCGCTTTCTGGGAGACGGTATAAGTTCGAAAATAGGTTCTATTAAAATGGTAACCATCGCTTCGATTGTGGTGATGCTGGGCTATGCTCTGGTTTTAACTACCGATATTTATTTGGCTATCATCGGGTTTGCCTTGAGCGGACTTGGTTTTTCGGTTATTGTACCAGAAGTCTTTCGCATCGGGGGCAATGTTAAGGGAATAGATTCTTCGCAAGGCGTCTCTTTTATAGCCGGTACCGGCTATACAGGTTTTTTATTGGCGCCACCATTGCTAGGTTTTGTAGCCGACACATCTTCTCTTGTAACTTGTTTTCTAGTACTATTGGGCTGTGCACTACTTATACTTTCTGCCACAGTTGTTCTTCAACGCCGTCATGGCAAATAG
- a CDS encoding ribosomal protein S18 acetylase RimI-like enzyme produces the protein MGEFILRKATVSDLEHLLKFEQEIIQAERPFDPTIREGKISYYDIEELILSDEAEVLVIEYEDKLVASGYAKIREARHYLDHEVYSYLGFMYTDLKYRGQSLNRKIVDALREWSYNRGVKEVRLTVYQENLGAIKAYEKAGFKKHIIEMRLEDDKLDEGPTKSAS, from the coding sequence ATGGGAGAATTTATCTTAAGAAAAGCCACGGTCTCAGATTTAGAACATCTCTTAAAATTTGAACAAGAAATTATACAGGCAGAACGGCCGTTTGACCCGACCATAAGAGAGGGTAAAATCAGCTATTACGATATTGAAGAATTAATTCTTAGCGATGAGGCAGAAGTATTGGTCATTGAGTACGAAGATAAGCTTGTAGCTTCTGGCTATGCTAAAATACGGGAAGCAAGACATTACTTAGATCATGAAGTGTATTCTTATTTAGGTTTTATGTATACCGATCTAAAGTACAGGGGTCAGAGTTTAAATCGAAAAATTGTTGATGCCTTACGAGAGTGGTCATACAATAGAGGGGTTAAAGAAGTTCGATTGACCGTATATCAAGAAAATTTAGGAGCGATAAAAGCTTACGAAAAAGCAGGTTTTAAAAAGCATATAATCGAGATGCGATTAGAAGATGACAAACTTGATGAAGGGCCTACGAAATCGGCATCATAA
- a CDS encoding kynureninase: protein MQFENTLGFAKSLDKADSLAKYRDEFHFPQVNGKQVIYFTGNSLGLRPKRTKNYIDEVMTDWAELAVEGHFHSKKPWWDYHERLAEPMAKVVGAKREEVCAMNTLTVNLHLLMVTFYRPTKERYKIICEEKAFPSDQYMLQSQVRHHGFTPEKTIIEVQKRDGENHWHTEDILKVIEDAGDELALVLIGGVNYYNGQVFDMETITAAGKKVGAMVGWDLAHAAGNIELKLHDWNADFAAWCSYKYMNSGPGNASGIFIHEKHLDKKDINRFEGWWGTKKDTRFLMKPEFEAPASADAWQLSNPPVLSLAPYLASLEMFEEVGMKALIDKRNLIVSYLEYVLSEIDKQTAGSFEIITPEDRGCQLSVFLHGQGKELFDYLMKNGVVTDWREPNVIRLAPAPFYCSFEDMFRFGQILKEGIRSLS, encoded by the coding sequence ATGCAGTTTGAAAATACGCTCGGGTTTGCCAAGTCGCTTGATAAAGCCGATTCTTTGGCAAAATATAGAGATGAATTTCATTTTCCCCAAGTAAATGGAAAGCAAGTCATTTATTTCACTGGAAATTCTCTGGGGTTGCGACCCAAACGTACCAAAAACTATATTGATGAGGTCATGACCGATTGGGCAGAGTTGGCAGTCGAGGGCCATTTTCACTCTAAAAAGCCTTGGTGGGACTATCATGAGCGGTTGGCAGAACCTATGGCAAAGGTTGTAGGGGCAAAGCGAGAAGAGGTCTGTGCAATGAATACATTAACCGTCAATTTACACCTGCTCATGGTAACCTTTTACAGGCCTACTAAAGAGCGTTACAAGATTATTTGTGAAGAAAAAGCATTTCCTTCCGATCAATACATGTTGCAAAGTCAGGTGAGACATCATGGTTTTACACCTGAGAAAACCATTATCGAGGTGCAAAAGAGAGATGGCGAGAACCATTGGCATACGGAAGATATCTTAAAAGTTATCGAAGATGCAGGTGATGAGTTGGCCCTGGTTCTTATCGGTGGGGTCAATTATTATAATGGGCAGGTTTTCGATATGGAAACCATTACAGCAGCAGGTAAAAAAGTTGGTGCCATGGTAGGCTGGGACCTTGCGCATGCTGCTGGCAATATCGAGCTAAAGCTTCATGATTGGAATGCTGATTTTGCTGCTTGGTGCAGTTATAAATATATGAATAGTGGCCCGGGCAATGCTTCTGGAATTTTCATTCATGAGAAGCATTTAGATAAAAAAGACATCAATCGTTTCGAAGGATGGTGGGGCACTAAAAAAGATACTCGCTTTTTGATGAAGCCTGAATTCGAAGCGCCGGCTTCAGCCGATGCTTGGCAACTAAGTAATCCGCCGGTATTGTCATTAGCACCCTATTTGGCTTCTTTAGAGATGTTTGAAGAAGTGGGTATGAAAGCGCTTATAGATAAACGAAATCTTATAGTTTCTTATCTTGAATATGTTCTGAGTGAAATAGACAAACAGACTGCAGGATCATTTGAAATAATTACACCCGAAGATCGAGGCTGTCAATTGTCTGTGTTTTTGCATGGTCAGGGGAAAGAACTTTTTGATTATTTAATGAAAAACGGTGTTGTTACCGATTGGCGAGAACCCAATGTAATACGCTTGGCGCCTGCGCCTTTCTATTGCTCTTTTGAAGATATGTTCAGGTTTGGCCAAATTCTGAAAGAAGGTATACGCTCTCTTTCATAA
- a CDS encoding ATP-dependent Clp protease protease subunit — protein sequence MSSKKGKVQETIDEKLLEERKVFLWGMVDDDTAKHVIDRLMYLDMQNNKEIQLFINSPGGYVTSGFAMYDTIKSLKSPVSTICTGLAASMGSILLSVGKKGRRFIQPHAQVMIHQPSGGARGQASNIEIQAKEIIKTKELSARILADNCGQDYEKVLKDFDRDYWMNAEESIEYGIVDGVLE from the coding sequence ATGAGTTCTAAAAAAGGGAAAGTACAAGAAACGATAGACGAGAAATTATTGGAGGAAAGAAAAGTGTTCTTATGGGGCATGGTCGATGATGATACCGCCAAACATGTTATCGATCGTCTTATGTACCTAGATATGCAAAACAATAAAGAAATTCAATTATTCATAAATAGTCCGGGTGGCTATGTAACCTCTGGCTTCGCCATGTACGACACTATAAAATCGCTAAAGAGCCCGGTATCGACCATATGCACCGGTTTAGCGGCGTCTATGGGTTCTATTCTCTTGTCTGTAGGTAAGAAGGGTAGAAGGTTTATTCAGCCTCATGCCCAAGTTATGATCCATCAACCTAGTGGTGGTGCCCGTGGTCAGGCATCGAATATTGAAATACAGGCCAAAGAGATTATCAAGACCAAAGAATTGAGTGCTAGAATTTTGGCAGATAACTGCGGACAAGATTATGAGAAGGTCTTAAAAGATTTTGATAGAGATTACTGGATGAATGCTGAAGAGTCAATCGAATATGGCATCGTTGATGGTGTACTAGAATAG
- a CDS encoding dinuclear metal center YbgI/SA1388 family protein gives MTVKEVSTVLEELAPLGYAEDFDNVGLLVGNPNSEVTGVLVTLDTLESVIDEAIANRCNLIVSFHPIIFSGLKKITGRTYVERVVLKAIRNDIAIYSMHTALDNVPQGVSAKICQVLGISNSKILISQKGTLKKLTTYVPLENANGVKEALFEAGAGNIGKYSNCSFSIDGIGNYKAGSDANPSKGNVGELHYEKETQINVVFSKIHQSKIINALLDSHPYEEVAYEISTLDNTDQNIGIGMVGTLNEPIDEIEFLEHVKRKMNSSAIRHSQLLGKQIKKVAVLGGSGAFAIEAAISAGADVYITSDIKYHEFYKAENKIVIADIGHYETEQFTKNLLVDYLTKKIPNFAVRLSESKTNPIKYL, from the coding sequence ATGACCGTAAAAGAAGTTAGTACCGTTTTAGAAGAGCTGGCGCCACTGGGCTATGCTGAAGATTTTGATAATGTTGGGCTTTTGGTCGGTAACCCAAATTCAGAGGTAACTGGAGTTTTGGTGACTTTAGACACTTTGGAAAGCGTTATTGACGAGGCTATTGCGAACCGGTGTAATCTAATTGTAAGCTTTCACCCTATTATTTTTTCAGGACTCAAAAAAATAACCGGGCGCACATACGTAGAACGTGTAGTGTTAAAGGCCATTCGAAACGATATTGCAATTTACAGTATGCATACCGCACTCGATAATGTTCCGCAGGGTGTAAGTGCTAAAATATGCCAAGTACTTGGTATTTCGAATTCTAAAATTTTGATTTCCCAGAAGGGAACACTCAAAAAACTTACTACTTACGTTCCTCTCGAAAATGCCAATGGTGTAAAGGAAGCCTTGTTCGAAGCGGGTGCAGGTAATATTGGTAAATATAGCAACTGTAGTTTCAGCATAGATGGTATTGGTAATTATAAAGCAGGTTCAGACGCCAATCCGTCAAAAGGCAATGTTGGGGAACTACACTATGAAAAAGAAACGCAGATCAATGTAGTATTCTCTAAAATTCATCAATCTAAAATAATAAATGCGCTGTTAGACTCTCATCCGTACGAAGAAGTGGCTTATGAAATTTCAACTTTAGACAATACAGACCAAAATATAGGTATAGGAATGGTCGGCACCTTAAACGAACCTATCGACGAAATTGAATTTCTCGAACATGTGAAGAGAAAAATGAATTCATCTGCAATAAGGCATTCACAATTATTGGGAAAACAGATAAAAAAAGTTGCTGTCTTAGGTGGAAGCGGAGCTTTTGCAATTGAGGCGGCAATATCAGCAGGAGCAGATGTCTACATAACTTCAGACATTAAGTATCACGAGTTTTATAAAGCTGAAAACAAGATAGTGATTGCCGATATTGGACACTATGAAACAGAACAGTTTACAAAAAATCTTTTAGTTGACTATCTTACAAAAAAAATTCCTAATTTTGCAGTCCGTTTATCGGAAAGTAAAACCAATCCCATCAAGTATTTATAA
- a CDS encoding CheY-like chemotaxis protein, with product MDLSILIVEDNFIIQMFLEEALANLGHEVLGSVDTGPDTLSFIETNTPNIIFLDIGLSGSLSGIDLAKTIKDKYQIPFVFLTGNSDRPTLELAQKTDPLHIISKPIDEDKLKDEMQFITEKLRSRIV from the coding sequence ATGGATTTAAGTATATTGATCGTAGAAGATAATTTTATCATTCAAATGTTTTTAGAGGAAGCCTTGGCCAACTTGGGTCATGAAGTGCTAGGATCTGTCGACACGGGTCCCGACACTCTTTCTTTTATCGAGACCAATACTCCGAATATCATATTTTTAGATATAGGGCTATCAGGCTCTTTAAGTGGTATTGATTTAGCAAAGACGATAAAAGACAAATATCAAATACCATTTGTTTTTCTTACGGGAAATTCAGACCGGCCTACCCTTGAACTTGCCCAAAAAACCGACCCCTTGCACATTATCAGTAAACCTATTGATGAGGACAAACTAAAAGATGAAATGCAATTTATAACTGAAAAACTAAGGAGTCGAATTGTATAA
- a CDS encoding kynurenine 3-monooxygenase, with product MIQNQKNIAIIGSGLVGSLLAIYLKRLGHNITVFDRRPDIRNITFSGRSINLAMSNRGWRALKEVGIADEIRNLAIPLDKRAMHVIGEPMYFQKYGKDGEAIWSISRGILNKRMIDLAEEAGVTFRFEEKVWDVNLPEAKIYTGQSEKSEWKEYKYDMIFGCDGAFSRVRHKMQRRSRFDYSQDFIDVGYKELSIPPNEDGTHKFDSNSFHIWPRGKFMLIAMPNLDGSFTCTLFLPFEGEVSFESLKTKEEAKAFFKEYFPNVRREIENLTGDFFKNPTSAMVTMKCYPWSYWDKVALVGDSAHAVVPFYGQGMNAGFEDIYILNKIIHKYGDDWGRIFQEYQEDRKPNADAIAELSYRNFVEMSSKTANPKFLLQKKIEKHFAAKHPDKWIPVYSRVTFSERPYAEALAVGDAQEKVMKEIMQIPNIEEKWDSLEVEQKILELL from the coding sequence ATGATTCAAAATCAGAAAAACATTGCCATTATTGGTTCAGGGCTAGTTGGGTCTTTATTGGCTATTTATTTGAAAAGGCTAGGGCATAATATAACGGTTTTTGACCGCAGACCTGATATTCGTAACATTACATTTTCTGGCAGGTCGATTAATCTTGCTATGAGCAATAGAGGGTGGAGAGCTTTGAAAGAAGTGGGTATAGCCGACGAAATCAGAAATTTGGCCATACCTCTTGATAAAAGGGCGATGCACGTAATCGGCGAACCCATGTATTTTCAGAAATATGGTAAAGATGGTGAAGCGATTTGGTCAATTTCACGTGGAATACTGAACAAACGTATGATTGATTTGGCCGAAGAAGCAGGGGTTACTTTTCGATTTGAAGAGAAAGTTTGGGATGTTAATCTGCCCGAAGCGAAAATTTATACGGGACAATCTGAAAAAAGTGAGTGGAAAGAGTACAAGTATGACATGATTTTTGGGTGCGATGGTGCCTTTTCAAGAGTTCGTCACAAAATGCAAAGGCGCAGCCGATTCGACTATTCTCAAGATTTTATTGACGTGGGCTACAAAGAACTCTCTATACCACCGAATGAAGACGGTACCCATAAATTTGATAGTAACTCATTTCATATTTGGCCACGGGGTAAGTTTATGCTTATAGCTATGCCAAACCTAGACGGTAGTTTCACCTGTACCTTGTTTTTGCCATTCGAAGGTGAGGTATCTTTCGAAAGTCTAAAAACCAAAGAAGAAGCAAAAGCCTTTTTTAAAGAATACTTTCCGAATGTGCGTAGAGAAATCGAAAACTTGACGGGTGATTTCTTCAAGAACCCGACTAGTGCCATGGTGACCATGAAATGCTACCCCTGGTCGTATTGGGACAAAGTTGCTTTGGTGGGAGACTCTGCCCATGCCGTAGTACCTTTCTATGGTCAAGGAATGAATGCTGGTTTTGAAGATATCTATATTTTGAATAAGATTATTCATAAGTACGGAGATGATTGGGGTCGTATTTTTCAAGAATATCAAGAAGATAGAAAGCCAAATGCAGATGCGATTGCAGAATTAAGCTATCGTAATTTCGTTGAAATGAGTAGTAAAACCGCAAATCCTAAATTTTTACTTCAAAAAAAGATAGAAAAGCATTTTGCAGCCAAACACCCCGATAAATGGATACCGGTCTATAGTAGGGTAACATTTTCAGAACGACCTTATGCTGAAGCCTTGGCAGTTGGAGATGCCCAAGAAAAGGTAATGAAAGAAATAATGCAAATACCCAATATTGAAGAAAAATGGGATAGTCTAGAAGTAGAGCAGAAAATTTTGGAACTACTTTAA